In Bradyrhizobium lablabi, one DNA window encodes the following:
- a CDS encoding DUF4339 domain-containing protein encodes MSNRSWFFASQGQQQGPYPEAQLRQFIATGTVTAETLVWSEGMAGWQKAGEIPGLFSGGSGPPPISQAGGPLVSAGDHGGGPLSIDVGVWSLLGQSLLFVIGLVLVIPAPWTATGFYRWMVSRLHVPGRPNLGFTGEVGDIWYVFVVLGLCTYAGFSGYTSVQLILLLVEGFLSWMVVRWIAANLSSNGERLPIEFKGSVLGYVGWYLLMTISVITIIGWAWVTTAWMRWICRNIGGTHREVVFNATGWGVLWRTLLFGLACGFLIPIPWVLRWYTRWYVSQFALVERTAYANA; translated from the coding sequence ATGTCGAACCGATCCTGGTTTTTTGCGTCCCAAGGCCAGCAACAAGGCCCCTATCCGGAGGCTCAACTACGCCAATTCATCGCCACGGGAACGGTGACGGCGGAGACGTTGGTCTGGTCCGAGGGCATGGCGGGCTGGCAGAAGGCAGGCGAGATTCCGGGCCTGTTTTCGGGAGGTTCGGGCCCACCGCCGATTTCGCAAGCGGGCGGCCCATTGGTAAGCGCCGGCGACCATGGTGGCGGGCCCTTGTCGATCGATGTCGGCGTCTGGTCGCTCCTCGGACAAAGCCTGCTGTTCGTCATCGGCTTGGTGCTGGTGATCCCCGCTCCCTGGACGGCAACCGGCTTCTATCGCTGGATGGTATCCCGCCTCCACGTCCCCGGGCGGCCCAACCTCGGCTTCACCGGCGAGGTCGGAGATATCTGGTACGTGTTCGTCGTGTTAGGCCTTTGCACCTATGCCGGGTTTAGCGGCTACACCTCTGTCCAGTTAATTCTGCTTTTGGTTGAGGGGTTTTTGTCCTGGATGGTGGTTCGATGGATCGCGGCCAATCTCTCATCGAACGGCGAGCGGCTTCCGATCGAGTTCAAGGGCAGTGTGCTGGGCTATGTCGGCTGGTACCTGCTGATGACTATTTCGGTCATCACCATCATCGGCTGGGCCTGGGTCACAACCGCCTGGATGCGATGGATCTGCCGCAACATCGGCGGCACGCACCGCGAGGTCGTGTTCAACGCGACGGGGTGGGGGGTGCTGTGGCGAACCTTGCTGTTCGGCCTGGCCTGCGGGTTCTTGATCCCCATTCCATGGGTGTTGCGCTGGTACACGCGCTGGTACGTGTCGCAATTCGCGCTGGTCGAGCGAACCGCTTACGCCAACGCATAA
- a CDS encoding P-II family nitrogen regulator → MKLVVAIIKPFKLDEVRQALTAIGVHGMTVTEVKGYGRQKGHTEIYRGAEYVVNFLPKLRIEIAVASDLAEKAVDVITSSARTGQIGDGKIFVTPIDHALRIRTGETDSDAL, encoded by the coding sequence ATGAAGCTCGTTGTTGCGATTATCAAACCCTTCAAGCTCGACGAGGTCCGCCAGGCGCTCACGGCGATCGGCGTCCACGGCATGACGGTGACCGAGGTCAAGGGTTACGGCCGCCAGAAGGGCCACACCGAAATCTATCGCGGCGCCGAGTATGTCGTGAATTTCCTGCCGAAGCTCAGAATCGAAATCGCGGTGGCGTCCGATCTCGCCGAAAAGGCGGTCGACGTCATCACCTCGAGCGCGCGCACCGGCCAGATCGGCGACGGCAAGATTTTTGTCACCCCGATCGACCATGCGCTGCGGATCCGGACCGGCGAGACCGACAGCGACGCGCTCTGA
- the tesB gene encoding acyl-CoA thioesterase II, which translates to MSNGLIDLISILDLEPLEVNLFRGNSPKTSWQRVFGGQVIGQAMVAACRTVEGRLPHSLHCYFILPGDPQIPIIYEVERLRDGKSYSTRRVTAIQHGNAIFSIMVSFHVEEESAFDHQDKMPDVPPPERLTAEEVAKQPMFREMPEFIRRYYESDRPIELRPVELGRYFGQKIDDGRIHVWIRTAAKLPDDPATHMCALAYASDFSLLDAVMARYGRTLFDKRMMPASLDHAMWFHRPFRADEWLLYAQDSPSAQGGRGLTRGLIFKPDGTLVASVAQEGSIRQRK; encoded by the coding sequence ATGTCCAATGGCCTGATCGACCTGATTTCGATTCTCGATCTCGAGCCGCTCGAGGTTAATCTGTTTCGCGGCAACAGCCCGAAGACGAGCTGGCAGCGGGTGTTCGGCGGACAGGTGATCGGGCAGGCGATGGTGGCGGCGTGCCGCACCGTCGAAGGCCGGCTGCCGCATTCGCTGCATTGCTATTTTATTCTTCCCGGCGATCCGCAGATTCCGATCATTTACGAGGTCGAGCGGCTACGCGACGGCAAGAGCTATTCGACCCGCCGCGTCACCGCGATCCAGCACGGTAATGCCATCTTCTCGATCATGGTGTCGTTTCATGTCGAGGAAGAAAGCGCGTTCGATCATCAGGACAAGATGCCCGACGTGCCGCCGCCGGAAAGACTCACCGCCGAGGAAGTGGCAAAACAGCCGATGTTCCGCGAGATGCCGGAATTCATCCGGCGTTACTATGAGTCGGACCGGCCGATCGAACTGCGCCCGGTCGAGCTCGGGCGCTATTTCGGCCAGAAGATCGATGACGGCCGCATCCATGTCTGGATCCGCACCGCCGCGAAACTGCCTGACGATCCGGCCACGCATATGTGTGCGCTCGCCTATGCGTCGGATTTCTCGCTGCTCGATGCCGTGATGGCGCGCTACGGCCGCACGCTGTTCGACAAACGCATGATGCCGGCAAGCCTCGATCACGCGATGTGGTTTCACCGCCCGTTCCGCGCCGACGAATGGCTGCTTTACGCGCAGGATTCGCCGAGCGCACAAGGTGGCCGCGGGCTGACGCGCGGCCTGATCTTCAAGCCCGACGGCACGCTGGTGGCGTCCGTCGCCCAGGAAGGCTCGATCCGCCAGCGCAAGTAG
- a CDS encoding ubiquinone biosynthesis hydroxylase encodes MSAQRSIVIGGGAFAGLALALALRQALGTDIPIIVADPALGSKPSRDPRATAIVAACRRLFEALGVWDQVASAAQPILDMVVTDSRLEDATRPVFLTFAGHVEPGEPFAHMVENRHLIDALVACAETEGVELSATAVKDFVSRADGVDVTLADGRVIAASLLVAADGARSKLRERAGIATHGWEYDQSGIVVTVGHERDHGGRAEEHFLPAGPFAILPLAGKRSSLVWTEKRNEAARIVALSEEEFHGELEQRFGLHLGEIKALDKPRAFPLGYFVARSFIGERLALIGDAAHVIHPIAGQGLNMGLKDVAALAEVVVDAARLGMDLGQADVLERYQRWRRFDTMAMGLATNSLNLLFSNKSTLLRTVRDIGLGLVDRAPPLKSLFIRQAAGLAGEVPRLLKGEAL; translated from the coding sequence ATGTCGGCACAGCGAAGCATTGTCATTGGCGGCGGCGCGTTCGCAGGGCTCGCGCTCGCGCTCGCGCTGCGTCAGGCCCTTGGAACTGACATTCCGATTATTGTCGCCGATCCCGCCCTGGGGTCAAAGCCGAGCCGCGATCCGCGCGCGACCGCGATCGTCGCGGCTTGCCGCCGGCTGTTCGAGGCGCTCGGGGTGTGGGATCAGGTCGCAAGCGCGGCGCAGCCGATCCTCGACATGGTGGTCACCGATTCCAGGCTGGAAGACGCGACCCGTCCGGTATTCCTGACCTTCGCCGGGCATGTCGAGCCCGGTGAACCGTTCGCGCATATGGTCGAGAACCGCCATCTGATCGACGCACTGGTTGCGTGCGCCGAGACTGAGGGCGTCGAACTCAGCGCCACCGCGGTGAAGGATTTTGTCTCCCGCGCCGACGGTGTCGATGTGACGCTGGCGGACGGCCGCGTGATCGCGGCAAGCCTGTTGGTGGCGGCCGACGGCGCGCGCTCAAAGCTCCGCGAACGCGCCGGGATCGCCACCCATGGTTGGGAATACGATCAATCCGGCATCGTCGTCACCGTCGGCCATGAGCGTGATCATGGCGGTCGTGCCGAGGAACATTTTTTGCCCGCAGGGCCTTTTGCCATTCTTCCGCTGGCGGGAAAACGCTCCTCACTGGTATGGACCGAGAAACGCAACGAGGCGGCGCGCATCGTCGCCCTGAGCGAAGAAGAGTTTCACGGCGAGCTCGAGCAGCGTTTTGGCCTGCATCTCGGCGAGATCAAGGCGCTCGACAAGCCGCGCGCGTTTCCGCTTGGATATTTCGTGGCGCGCTCGTTCATCGGCGAACGGCTGGCGCTGATCGGCGACGCCGCGCATGTGATTCACCCGATCGCTGGGCAGGGGCTCAATATGGGCCTGAAGGATGTCGCGGCCCTTGCCGAGGTCGTCGTCGATGCCGCAAGGCTCGGCATGGATCTTGGACAAGCCGATGTGCTTGAGCGCTATCAGCGCTGGCGGCGGTTCGACACCATGGCGATGGGGCTTGCGACCAATTCGCTCAATCTGTTGTTCTCGAACAAATCGACGTTGTTGCGCACCGTGCGCGATATCGGCCTCGGGCTCGTCGATCGCGCGCCGCCCCTGAAAAGCCTGTTCATCCGCCAAGCCGCGGGATTAGCGGGCGAAGTGCCGCGGCTGTTGAAGGGCGAGGCGCTTTAG
- a CDS encoding P-II family nitrogen regulator — protein MKIVMAIIKPFKLEEVRDALTAIGVHGLTVTEVKGYGRQKGHTEIYRGAEYAVSFLPKIKIEVAVASDQVDKTIDAITSAAKTGQIGDGKIFVINLDHAVRIRTGEADAAAL, from the coding sequence ATGAAAATTGTTATGGCGATCATCAAGCCATTCAAGCTCGAAGAAGTCCGCGACGCCCTGACCGCCATTGGCGTTCACGGACTAACGGTGACGGAAGTCAAGGGATATGGCCGGCAGAAGGGCCATACGGAAATTTATCGCGGTGCTGAATACGCGGTGAGCTTCCTGCCCAAGATCAAGATCGAGGTTGCTGTCGCCTCGGACCAGGTCGACAAGACCATCGATGCCATCACCTCGGCCGCGAAAACCGGACAGATCGGCGATGGCAAGATCTTCGTCATCAACCTCGACCATGCGGTTCGTATCCGCACCGGCGAGGCCGATGCCGCGGCCCTTTGA
- a CDS encoding ammonium transporter encodes MTFKRPYSAGLAALAVGLFAATAAYAEPTVNKGDNAWMLTSTVLVLLMTIPGLALFYGGLVRSKNMLSVLMQVFYTVCIVTVIWALYGYSLAFTGGSDFIGGFSKAFLMGVTPDSKAATFSVDANISELVYVCFQMTFAAITPALIVGAFAERMKFSAVALFIPLWVTLIYFPIAHMVWYWAGPDAISDAVKALAAATDAAAKTAAQAKLDEVNADAGWVFKKGAIDFAGGTVVHINAGIAGLVGALLIGKRTGFGKDLMAPHSLTMSMIGASLLWVGWFGFNAGSNLEANGGAALAMTNSFVATAAAALSWMFAEWIIKGHPSVLGAISGAVAGLVAVTPAAGYSGPMGAIVLGLVVGVVCLFFVTVVKNALGYDDSLDVFGVHCIGGIVGALGTGILVNPALGGTGIMDYTAGKIADYDFSAQMISQIWGVCTTLVWSGIGSAILYKVVDVIVGLRANVETEREGLDITEHTERAYNM; translated from the coding sequence ATGACGTTCAAACGTCCCTATAGCGCGGGATTGGCGGCCCTCGCAGTCGGCCTGTTCGCCGCGACCGCCGCCTATGCAGAGCCAACCGTCAACAAGGGCGACAATGCCTGGATGCTGACCTCGACGGTGCTGGTGCTGTTGATGACGATCCCGGGCCTTGCGCTATTCTACGGCGGTCTGGTCCGATCCAAGAACATGCTCTCGGTATTGATGCAGGTGTTCTACACCGTGTGCATCGTCACCGTGATCTGGGCGCTTTACGGCTACAGCCTCGCCTTCACCGGCGGATCCGATTTCATCGGCGGCTTCTCGAAGGCCTTCCTGATGGGCGTGACGCCGGACTCCAAGGCGGCCACCTTCAGCGTCGACGCCAACATATCGGAACTGGTCTACGTCTGTTTCCAGATGACGTTTGCGGCGATCACGCCGGCCCTCATTGTCGGCGCCTTCGCCGAACGCATGAAGTTCTCGGCGGTCGCGCTGTTCATCCCGCTGTGGGTGACGCTGATCTATTTCCCGATCGCGCACATGGTTTGGTACTGGGCCGGACCGGACGCGATCTCGGATGCGGTCAAGGCACTCGCTGCGGCGACTGACGCGGCAGCGAAGACCGCGGCGCAAGCCAAGCTCGATGAAGTCAACGCCGACGCCGGCTGGGTCTTCAAGAAGGGCGCGATCGACTTCGCCGGCGGCACGGTGGTGCACATCAACGCGGGCATCGCGGGTCTCGTTGGCGCGCTCCTGATCGGCAAGCGTACCGGTTTCGGCAAGGATCTGATGGCACCGCACTCGCTGACCATGTCCATGATCGGCGCTTCGCTGCTCTGGGTCGGCTGGTTCGGCTTCAACGCCGGATCGAACTTAGAGGCCAATGGCGGCGCGGCGCTCGCCATGACCAACTCCTTCGTCGCGACCGCAGCCGCAGCGCTGTCGTGGATGTTCGCGGAGTGGATCATCAAGGGCCATCCTTCCGTGCTCGGCGCGATTTCGGGCGCGGTGGCGGGACTTGTGGCGGTCACGCCCGCGGCCGGTTACTCCGGTCCGATGGGCGCGATCGTGCTCGGTCTCGTGGTCGGCGTGGTCTGCCTGTTCTTCGTCACCGTGGTGAAGAACGCGCTCGGCTATGACGACTCGCTCGACGTGTTCGGCGTCCACTGCATCGGCGGCATCGTCGGCGCACTCGGCACTGGCATCCTGGTCAACCCGGCGCTCGGCGGCACCGGCATCATGGACTACACCGCCGGCAAGATCGCCGACTACGACTTCTCGGCGCAGATGATCTCGCAAATTTGGGGCGTCTGCACCACGCTGGTGTGGTCCGGCATCGGCTCGGCGATCCTCTACAAGGTCGTCGACGTCATCGTCGGCCTGCGCGCCAATGTCGAGACCGAACGCGAAGGCCTCGACATCACCGAGCACACCGAGCGGGCCTACAATATGTGA